Within Ptiloglossa arizonensis isolate GNS036 chromosome 8, iyPtiAriz1_principal, whole genome shotgun sequence, the genomic segment TTGTTGCTAGTTTTGTacagtaaataaaattttacgtaTTGGGTtgcgaatttaatatttatagagGTTTGTTTTATGTTTCGTAGTTCTTGGCGAGAAATCGAAACGACATCGATACTGTTACGGCGCCAAAATGAAATCGATAGTCTCGATTGTTTCGATGTCCTGGCGAGATAATTTCAGAGAGATCTGTAAAGTGCAGTAGCATGAGGGTAATGAAGGTACGtgcttttattttttcaattattgtgacacttaaatattattattgataaaaattaatgttattattaaatttgtatattcAAAAAACGCGATAGCTCGAATTGTAATTGTTACTTTGACGCACATTGACACGTTGCGTCGTTAGATCATCTAGAGTCGAAGAATCGTTGATCGACGAATATCGATTTAAAGCAGGACCATTAATGTATGTCGATACTTTGGTTAGATTTATGATTATATAGAATTCTGTGATCAAGAAGTTTACGAAATTTCGTGTATATGAAATGGTAGTAATAATATCGTACAATctacaaataattgaaaataatgttcAACCGACGCAGAATCTGtacgaatattcaaatttaCGAGAATAGTCTACGATTATGTGCAAATAGtagtattaaatttttcttttaggcATAAAATTGGTCGTAGCTAATGAACACGGTAAATACAATAATACGTCATAAGGTCGTATgtatatttcgttcgaacggtttTTCAAAACATTCTTAGGAATCAGTTCCCCCTCCCTCCTTTGTGTACAGACCTTCAGTTCACAGGAATTACCCTCAGAGGTCAGTCTTGTCGCAATCGTTGTACCGATAATTTACAGAGAGATCTATTTATTCGAACGTActtgcaatttttcttttcgataattAAACGTTACTAATCATATTCCATTTAGATTTTCGCACTTTTTTCTACATCGTTATCATGTACATAATTTTATATTGAATAATATTGAAAGTACTCAGTTATATTACTCCTGTCATTGCCAGCCATCATACAAACACTGGTAACtttgtaattaatattaattgttgttaattttgtacaataaacGAAATTTTACGTATTGAGTTGCGAATTTAATAATCATAGatgtttgttttatatttttcagtacTTGGTGAGCAATCGGGACGAGATTATTGCTGTTAAAATGTAATCGATAGTGTCGATTGTTTCGATGCCCTGAGGAGATAATTTTAGAGAGATCGGTTAAGTGCATTTGCAGTTGGGTAATGTATGTAAGTACTTTtactttttcaattattatgACGTTTAGTTATTATTCTTGGTAAAACTTAATATTACTCTACGGTCGTAGAGTAAATGTACaatttgttacattttatttttctcaaaatctGATTTCTAGGTTTTGtagtaaaatttgaaactttgttCAAAGATATACAAGTTGTAATATTTCACTCTTtcagaattttaatattatagacataactttttattttctcttctcaaacttAAATTTCCGTTATTTTCACTTACAACCAGGATTAAAATTAGACGCGTTTTGAATGAAaacttgaaatattaatattactctTAATATTTATATGTTGAAACAATGTGATAGCATAGTTATATCATAGTGTCTTGGGAAATTAttgattcaaatttatttaattcaattttgaatGATTCTTGATGTAGTCATACTCAAATAcatattctattattattaaacgtatTCTTGTAAACTTAACATAATATCTTACAACAATATTTGAATGTTTTATGTTTTCAATAATAGTACATTACTTTtgaagtttcaaattttctttataaattcaaagtacgagaagaaaatgaaattaagggatattcttggaatttgtatttaattttcccgaatattttttattttctccaaaTATGTGAGTCGGTTTTCTCTGCACGCGAAATGCGGTCGTAGAGTTTTAGTGTTTGCTGCGCAGTAAAGTTCTTTTTCCTTGTAGAGCACCGTAGCTCTAATTATAATTGTTCAAGTACACGCGAACTTAGAGTTAGCATTGTTACGCATTTAAAATTCATCCAGTGCACCGACGCTCTCATTGCTTTTTAAATGCGGAAGTGGAGTCGAATTTGCGCACGTCTAGCAACTTTTAGCCACGGTGGTAAACTTTTTTTCGTGTCTTTTTCCACTACAACTGTATTCAAATTAGTGATTTTACAGTGGTTGAAAGAACTGCTGTTTGAATGTCACAAAAAGAATTATACGTATTTAAACTACTTACCAACCATTTCATTTAATGAAATTGTGTATcacaaaatttcgaattttcattatttacatCTTATACACTTCCCTGCATGTCATTTGCACgttttatttttgtcaatttcacattgaattgtaatattttcaatgCATTAATTTCTCGCGACTTTTAACTGTAGACAATTCTGTTCCTAGTTCCGTGTTCCTTTATCTTAAGATTTAATTGCTTTTGACTTCTAATTATGACTACAATTAGAACTAAAATTACGTGCTCCGGATAcgtagaattttaattaaataaatatacaatttgttacattttatttttctcaaaatctGATTTCTAGGTTTTGTAGTAAAATTTGGTACTTTGTTCAAAGATGTACAAGTTGTAATATTTCACTCTTtcagaattttaatattatagacataactttttattttctcttctcaaacttTAATTTCCGTTATTTTCACTTACAACCAGGATTAAAATTAGAcgcgttttgaattaaaattttaaagttttaatatttcaattatctAGAACGCTGATTCCTTGGGTAGAACGAACCTGATAGCTCCAACATTTTAaatgtacttaaaaaaaaaaaaacaatcgtttTTATTACTCATTAAGATACAGTACTTTattcaaagaaaaatataaattacgaaAGTTTAGTTATACAGATTTTCATTACCCACTTACAACTACAGCAAAGTCACACTggtattatatttgaattttatccaAAGTAATAGCACAAAGTTGAGGCATTTGAATTTCACAGAACTCTGATTCCTCGAACAGACCTGTCCAAATGATCCAAACACCCTTTGTCCTGGATAGACCTAATTTAACAATCTCAACGTTTATTTCTCAACTCTCGACAAGTAATTTCTGCCAAATTATTTTCTCACAAAAGACGGTAAAAGTCGTGGCATACATTACTCCCTTACAACCGTAGCTAAAATCACACGGTTATtacattcaaattttattcgcggAAATAGCGAATACAAATTGGAACACTTGAATTTCACAGAGCTCCGATTCCTCGAACAGAGACCCGGCCTAATAATCCAAACAttttttctctctgtttctcaaGATCTAATTTCGTCCGCATCTTCGCTACGACTTTGACTCTTTCCTACCGCCCTTGTGCAAGTAGATTCGTCCTTGGTCAAAGGGTACTCAGTCTGTGAAGCACGGTGTATCGACGATGCGGAAACGAGCTTCGTGTCGTTAAGCACCGCGCTCGTGATACATGGTTCTGTGAAACTCGGTCGCCCGGAGGCCGAAGCGCGAAGGGCGTAGGTTGGCCGGATTTCGCTCGCAGAAGGGCCGATTGTGAGAGCCGTACGTAATTAGTGGGATGCGTAGTAACGCGCACTTCACCGCTGTCACGTCACAGGACCCTGAATCCTCTCGCTTTGTAAAATGATCTCCGTAATAGTGGAATGACGTCACGCGGTTCATTTTCTTCCATCTCGCGCGCTGTCGGCCCGATACATGCCGTTTCCACGCTATTTCCACTCTCGAAACGCTCTCGAGGATTTCAAGATTTTTAGTACCGTCAACGTCTTTTTTGGCTATGCATGTGggtaagggggggggggggggggatagaGGAGGTCTTGCTGGGGGCGCTTGGAGCACAATAGCCGAACGTGTAGATGCTTCCTTGCGATTGAAGTCTCGTATGAACTCTCGTTTCTGTTTTGAATCGCTCGCTTGCGCGTCTCTGTTCGGAAAATCGCTCCTCCTTCGTGCCTCGTTTTATCGTGCATTTTTCGGAGCGTATTTTCTAGCCAGGGGTCTCGATAAAACTGTAATTACGCTCGACTTTAACGGGAGACGCGAAAACGTGACACTTATCGAGACgaaaatgaaaaggagaaaaattGGTGTTCATcctggaaaataatttccatcgtATTGAATAAGTTTTTTTCTCGACGAGATGCAAGCTTGAAGAAGCTATCTTTATAAgatgtattaggtggaccggaaagtaatgtcgtttctgcgcatgtcactatttgattgtcatttgtcagctcattgtgtacattaaagtcgtagcaaagatattctgaggttatagtgacttgtttagttgtaaataattaaatttaaaatttttctttacaattttgggtgaaatggccagccaaataccagaagaggtacatatccggcattgcatgctttttgagtttcgcaagggtagtaacgcaacagttgctaccaaaaacatttgcgatgtttatccaaatgcattagacgttcgtaaatgccaaaggtggttttccaagttcagatccggtaattttgatctttccgactcgtatcgatcaggaagagcaacaacgttagacaatgacgtgttaagtgcggaagtggaagcaaatccgtgtcagacaatcgaggaattgtcaaacagtcttaaccaaccttggtcgaccatccaagaacatttgcagcagattgagaaagtaagcagagcaggtgtttgggtcccgcataatctgtccgaagagaacaaggctaaccgatccaccacatgcaacttattgcttcaacggcacaatacagaagcgttttttgatcgcttgatcaccggagatgaaaagtgggttctttatgataatccaaaacgcaaaaggcagtggctctgtccaaatgaatcgccacaaagtactgctaagccaggtttacaccccaaaaaggcccttttgtgtgtttggtggagtattcgcggcgttgttcattttgaagtgctgaaacctggacagactgtgaatgcagacctttactgtgaacaattagatcgtgtaaataaatctttaattgaaaagtggccagcgattgtcaacagaaaaggcgttattctgcaagacgataatgcaagaccgcactgcgcaagacgaaccttggcaaaaattaatgaattggggtgggaggtactgcctcacccaccatactcgcccgatgttgcaccatcggatttccatttattccgatcgcttcaacactttctaagtggcaaaagatttgcaaatttggatgatattcaaaatgccatctctgtatattttgctcaaaaaccaattgatttttatcgatccggcattgaaaatttgcacactagatggcaaaaggttgttgataatgagggtgattatatcattgattaaaaataaaaactcgttaaaaatttatgtgtttgaatttaatgtaaggaaacgacattactttccggttcccctaataaatgaaatatgtatCTGGAATGTTGCTTTTACAGATAAtagatatacatatttttatcttctttcagaAATTTATCGGGAATAAAATTACAATGTTTTAGAAAATGGTTATTACAT encodes:
- the LOC143150769 gene encoding histone-lysine N-methyltransferase SETMAR; its protein translation is MLFEFRKGSNATVATKNICDVYPNALDVRKCQRWFSKFRSGNFDLSDSYRSGRATTLDNDVLSAEVEANPCQTIEELSNSLNQPWSTIQEHLQQIEKVSRAGVWVPHNLSEENKANRSTTCNLLLQRHNTEAFFDRLITGDEKWVLYDNPKRKRQWLCPNESPQSTAKPGLHPKKALLCVWWSIRGVVHFEVLKPGQTVNADLYCEQLDRVNKSLIEKWPAIVNRKGVILQDDNARPHCARRTLAKINELGWEVLPHPPYSPDVAPSDFHLFRSLQHFLSGKRFANLDDIQNAISVYFAQKPIDFYRSGIENLHTRWQKVVDNEGDYIID